Proteins encoded by one window of Corynebacterium amycolatum:
- the thrE gene encoding threonine/serine exporter ThrE, with translation MPFDGGNKSNAEENSAAKDDAYDAEAAVAYPADPTVSYDDTPQTQFPAIDNQSAFKQRVIDFVSGPTATVDLVHSTTTPLPLAPIDYSDPSQVTAVLDLAARIGGLLLACGSGNRDTELQIKTVTSAYGLTQIQVDITLTSVTVYHLIGARRTPITAMRVVTAPVPDFERLRHTDRVIRRIRAGHLSLEEAIEAIDKVEREPAKYRLRVIYAGWALLASSVTVLLGSGFEVALIAAAVTLAIVIVIGELAARELPTFFQNAVGGLIATLSAAVLNAAQAYLPFEMQPSRLIASGIIVMLAGLTLVQALQDGITGAPVTGSARFFDTMLLTGGIVAGIAMGIEFSGMLGIPLPDVIAGSDLNLAQATVRVIAGTTASIAFALASNAGFTALAVSGTVALLGSMTYYYVLTPLGVHPVTSAGAAATLIGLIGGLLARRWSIPPLITAVAGVTPLLPGMTIYRGMHALLHDHPTKGFTALASALGIATALAAGIVLGEWMARRLRRPRALREDSGLTRPIRAGMRRIRPVNPRNKPRRPRNYRFKGGMNPRVD, from the coding sequence ATGCCATTCGATGGTGGCAACAAATCCAACGCCGAAGAAAACTCCGCTGCGAAGGACGATGCCTACGATGCCGAAGCCGCTGTCGCTTACCCCGCTGACCCCACTGTCTCTTACGACGACACTCCGCAGACCCAGTTTCCTGCAATCGACAATCAGTCCGCCTTCAAGCAGCGCGTGATTGATTTCGTTTCCGGCCCAACGGCAACTGTCGACCTAGTGCACTCGACCACTACCCCACTGCCGCTGGCACCGATTGATTATTCCGACCCCAGCCAGGTTACGGCCGTACTCGATCTCGCTGCTCGCATCGGAGGACTGCTGCTGGCATGTGGCTCGGGCAACCGCGACACCGAGCTGCAGATTAAGACCGTGACCTCAGCCTATGGCCTCACCCAGATCCAGGTTGACATCACGTTGACCTCGGTGACGGTCTACCACCTCATCGGTGCCCGCCGCACACCAATTACGGCTATGCGCGTAGTCACCGCACCAGTGCCCGACTTCGAGCGCTTGCGCCACACGGACCGTGTCATCCGCCGAATTCGCGCGGGCCATCTGAGCCTGGAGGAGGCTATTGAGGCTATCGACAAGGTCGAGCGTGAGCCCGCAAAATACCGCCTCCGCGTCATCTACGCTGGCTGGGCGTTGCTGGCCTCATCTGTGACAGTGCTACTCGGCTCTGGTTTCGAGGTCGCTCTCATCGCGGCTGCCGTCACACTGGCCATTGTCATTGTGATTGGCGAGCTTGCCGCCCGCGAGTTGCCCACATTCTTCCAAAACGCAGTCGGCGGTCTCATCGCCACACTCTCCGCTGCTGTACTCAATGCAGCACAGGCATACCTTCCCTTTGAAATGCAGCCATCCAGGCTAATTGCCTCGGGAATCATCGTGATGCTCGCCGGCCTAACCCTCGTGCAAGCACTGCAAGACGGCATCACCGGCGCGCCAGTGACTGGCTCAGCGCGCTTCTTCGACACCATGCTGTTGACCGGCGGCATCGTCGCTGGCATCGCGATGGGCATCGAGTTTTCTGGAATGCTGGGCATTCCGCTTCCCGACGTCATCGCGGGCTCCGACCTCAACCTGGCCCAGGCGACAGTGCGGGTGATAGCGGGAACTACCGCCTCAATCGCATTTGCGTTGGCCTCGAATGCTGGGTTCACTGCGTTGGCAGTGTCCGGAACGGTCGCCCTGTTGGGGTCAATGACCTACTACTACGTGTTGACTCCGCTGGGAGTTCATCCGGTGACCAGCGCAGGCGCGGCAGCAACACTGATTGGTCTCATCGGTGGCCTGCTGGCACGACGTTGGTCCATCCCGCCGCTAATTACGGCAGTGGCAGGCGTAACCCCACTGCTTCCGGGTATGACAATCTACCGCGGTATGCACGCACTGCTGCACGACCACCCGACCAAGGGGTTTACGGCGCTGGCCTCAGCGCTGGGCATTGCGACGGCACTAGCTGCGGGCATTGTCCTCGGTGAATGGATGGCGCGCAGGC